The genomic stretch TGTCCTCGAAAGTCGCGAGGCCTGGTGTAGTGCGGGTATTCCACCACACCAGCCTGGCTGTGACTTTCCTCCGTCACGCTTTCCTCGTCTCCCAGTACGCCGGGAACATATCGCAGCACCGTGTCAATCACCACCATGGCAGCCACCTCACCGCCATTGCAGATGAAATCACCGATGCTGATTTCGCGAGGCTTCAGGATCTCCTTGATCCGTTCATCGAAGCCTTCGTATCGCCCGCAGAGTAGTAGCAGCCTGGGTTTAGCTGCCAGCTCCTGCACCAGCGATTGCGTCAGCCTTTCGCCCTGCGGCGTCATCATGAGGAGTGTCCCCTCATGTTCCGCCAGCGGCCTGATGCCTTCCACTGCCTGAACCACCGGTTCGGGCATCAGCACCATGCCAGGGCCACCGCCAAAGGGGCGATCATCCACCTGCCTGTACTTTCCCGACGCCCAGTCGCGAAAGTCCCACAAATGAATGTCTACCAGGCCCTTCTCAATGGCACGCTTCAGGATGCTCTGCGTCAGATACCCTGAGAACATGCCGGGGAAGAGAGTCAACACGTCGAAACGCATGATAGTCTCTTCCTGGAATAACCGCCGTTATACCTTGGCTTTATTGGGATCGAGAGGTACATGGCCGGAGATCGTTTCGGTCTTGGCCTGTTCCTCGAATTTCTTCATGAATTTATCGATAATCACCTTGCATCGGTGGGTAGGTTGAGCGCCCACGCTCAGCCAGTACTTGATGCGTTCGGGATTCAGCACGACAGTCTTGTCGTTATCCTTCACATGGGGATCGTAAGTCCCTAATTCTTCGATAAACCGCCCATCATTTGGCTGGCGTTTATCCATGGCACACATGCGGAAGAAGTGCCGGTGTTTTCGGCCCTGTACCCGCAAACGAATCACAACCACGACGTAACTCCTTCACACGCTAGGTGTTATGTGCAATACGCATGGCGCGTACCGCAAGCGTTGGGAACCTACTATCTTGCGAACTTGGTGAGGGTTTGGCCAGTGCCACATGAAGGATTTCTTCACTGGTACTGGCAATCGTGAATTCATTTTCACCATTCATTTACATGCTTGAACACCGTCTGCATCATGATACTATCCTCGACATCCTGAGGTATCTCCATGTCGAACTATGCTCACTCCTGTCATTCCTGCCAGGCTACTTTGAAATACAACGATGCCCTGATCGGTCAGACGCTCTCTTGTCCACGCTGTAAAACCGCTGTCACTCTTCCAGCACCAGGCGACTTACCCGATGATGAGGAAATCATCACTCCGGTTGATGTCATCGAAGAGGAGACGATGACGCTGACTCCTGATGAAAAGACAGTTGATCCTGCCAAGCCGCTCAAGAAAAAGAAGAAGAAAAAGAAACCAGCCAGGAAAGCCGGCTGGGAAATGCCAGCCATCGCATTAGAACCCATCGTCTGGCAGGGGCTCTTTGCCATCCTGGGCATTGGCATGGTGATCTGGGCCATCTATGCCTTCACACGCTGGCCCGATGCACAGCCCTACGAAGCAGATCTCTGGCGACCTCATGAGGTTGCACCCTACCTGAAAGTACTGTTACCTGGAACGGTCAAGAATGAAACTCAACAGGTTCCCGGCCTCTCCATAAGAATGTCTAGCACACAACCAAATAAAGATGCCATCTTTGGTGTTGCCTATTCCGATGGCCGCATGGCACCCGGCAGATTGCAAGTCGGTTCGGAAACCATTCTCAACGATACCTGTTCAGGCTATGCTGCGTTCCTGGAAAACATGGGAGCTGTGGAGGAAAACAGGAAACCCATCAAGCACAAGGAATTGCCAGGCAAACAACTCACCATGAAGGTCTCCGAGAAGAAAGGCTACTTCCTCGTACGCACTTACCTGGTTGGAACGCGATTGTATTTCGCTATCGCTGGCGGCAGAGGCCTGCATGAGAAACACCCCGATGTCGTCAAGTTTTACGATTCGTTTGAAATCACCGAAGTGCCAAATAAACCAGCCGAGCTACAGCAACAACCACCAGTGAATAAAGAGGAGAAACCGGCATCTCCACCTGAACGCAAGAAGGAACCACCGGCGTCCAATGAGAAATCGGACAAGGCCGTTCCAGCGGAAAAAACTCCTCCTGCGAAAGTACCCGTGCAGGAATTGATCCCTGATCAGGAAGTCGCGCCGCGCCTGCCTATTGAACCAAGACCGCAGTTTGATGTTGATCCAGCCATCAAGCCCGGCATGTCCACCCTCTTCCTTTCCGACATGCAGGAGTTCGGCGTCAGCATGGCTCCACCACAGTGGTCTTTCGGAAAAAAGGGACAATTGAAATCACCCTCTAACAACAGCATTCTCGTCAACTCCAAAAAGTACGAACAGGCTCTCAGTACTCATCCCGGCATCGACAGTCGTTTCTGCGTTTACTACTTGCTGGGTGAAAAAGCAACCAGGCTTAATGGTGCCGTTGGCATCGACGACACAGGCAGTTCATCGGATGGCCGATTCGCTATCGTGGGTGATGGCAAACTTCTTTGGCATTCCAGAAAAATAACACAAAAAGGAAAAGTCGAACCGTTCAACGTCGATGTCACAGGCGTCAAAGTACTGTCACTGCAATGCTGGTCGGCCGGCAGCAACTACGGCTGTCACTGCGTCTGG from Planctomycetia bacterium encodes the following:
- the rpsP gene encoding 30S ribosomal protein S16 yields the protein MRVQGRKHRHFFRMCAMDKRQPNDGRFIEELGTYDPHVKDNDKTVVLNPERIKYWLSVGAQPTHRCKVIIDKFMKKFEEQAKTETISGHVPLDPNKAKV
- the trmD gene encoding tRNA (guanosine(37)-N1)-methyltransferase TrmD, which produces MRFDVLTLFPGMFSGYLTQSILKRAIEKGLVDIHLWDFRDWASGKYRQVDDRPFGGGPGMVLMPEPVVQAVEGIRPLAEHEGTLLMMTPQGERLTQSLVQELAAKPRLLLLCGRYEGFDERIKEILKPREISIGDFICNGGEVAAMVVIDTVLRYVPGVLGDEESVTEESHSQAGVVEYPHYTRPRDFRGHRVPEVLLSGNHEAIAAWRQEQSAQRTAERHQNDRE
- a CDS encoding NPCBM/NEW2 domain-containing protein produces the protein MSNYAHSCHSCQATLKYNDALIGQTLSCPRCKTAVTLPAPGDLPDDEEIITPVDVIEEETMTLTPDEKTVDPAKPLKKKKKKKKPARKAGWEMPAIALEPIVWQGLFAILGIGMVIWAIYAFTRWPDAQPYEADLWRPHEVAPYLKVLLPGTVKNETQQVPGLSIRMSSTQPNKDAIFGVAYSDGRMAPGRLQVGSETILNDTCSGYAAFLENMGAVEENRKPIKHKELPGKQLTMKVSEKKGYFLVRTYLVGTRLYFAIAGGRGLHEKHPDVVKFYDSFEITEVPNKPAELQQQPPVNKEEKPASPPERKKEPPASNEKSDKAVPAEKTPPAKVPVQELIPDQEVAPRLPIEPRPQFDVDPAIKPGMSTLFLSDMQEFGVSMAPPQWSFGKKGQLKSPSNNSILVNSKKYEQALSTHPGIDSRFCVYYLLGEKATRLNGAVGIDDTGSSSDGRFAIVGDGKLLWHSRKITQKGKVEPFNVDVTGVKVLSLQCWSAGSNYGCHCVWLDPVLTLQPGKK